Below is a genomic region from Anopheles cruzii unplaced genomic scaffold, idAnoCruzAS_RS32_06 scaffold00956_ctg1, whole genome shotgun sequence.
AAGCCACACACTCTCTCCGGCACCTACTGTTGACCTAATTTCGGCGAGTTTGGAAACCGAAGACGTCCCTCGGAATTAGAGGCTAACCCTTAACTGGTCCACAAAACGGTCGCAGGTGAAGCGGTTGTGCGTCGCGGCGTCCAACACCGCGATTTGTCAGACCAACGCCACGACGGTGTGCGTTATATCGGCGACCCTTCAGAGCAACGTGCGATATCACACGGTCTGCAatacacacagagagagaacgttCTCTTATCAGGGCGCGTTGCGAAgctacccacacacacagaacgatGGCTGACAGGCCGACTGAACGATGAGATAATTCTGCTCGTCTAGACCGCGTGAAAGCGATTCTTGTCGGAAATCTGTACGGTCGTGTTCCGCTGATGGTGCTGGGTGACAGTGACCCGCATATGACGGCACGGAAAACTACGTTATCGTTCGCGGACACCTCGATGATCCTGCCGCTAACCAAATGCCTTCTGACGGAAACCACACGATGGCGCAAAACTGTCAAAACCTCGAGCTCCTCGGGGAGCCCCGAGACATCTTATCGTTCATAAATGGTCCATTGTCCGCCGACGGTTGGTTTCGCCAAAGTGTAAAGTTCTTGAAGTGTGTCAAATAAACGCCCGACACCAGGGTGGATTAAGGGCGGATCAGAGAAAAGAGTGTAACTTTTACTCATCAGACGTCGCCGATCAATGTCACAAAAGTTGGTAAACAACTTCACCGCAGTTTTGTCTAGCCACTCGCATCGGCAACGATTAGGGTTCGATGTGCAAGGGGAGCGGTTATCTTTTCTAAACCACATCAACATCGTTATCAGCATTTCATAACGTGAGGAGTGGTGCAACACTTTCGCATCGCCGACACTTTCGATGTACTTTGATACACCCCCGGGCTGGGCGAAATGATGGAGAATGCAACTGGCCCCTTCGCGCCGAATGGTCGCCGGCTTCGATTGCGGGAAATAAATCCCGCATCATCGATTTCGAAACAAAGCCCCAAGGTTTAGGATAATAGAGTTGGTGCTCTCCTGTCACACACATCCCTTGAGCTTGCAGAACCAAACTGGGATTAGGCCGGGAATTTATTTGACTTCCCCgccaaaaaaggcaaatcCATCCTCCGGCGATTGATCGGTGTCGGCTGGCTGCGTCGACGAGAAAAGGGGGCCCAGATTTATGGTAACATTCAGCGGCACCCAGAGCCCGTGAAAAATCGCCCCAGAAGCGGACTGCCGCTGGTAggcaataaatcatcatttcgCCGCCATTTTGCGATCCTTATCCGCGTGTTGCcggccgaacggaacgggtttGCAAGATGTATGCGATGCTTATCTTAACGATGATTAGCTGAAAGGTTTTGATAGAGCGCCAGTGCATCATAAAAAGGGATAAGCTAAAAAGgatttacgacgacgacgaggacgacgacgaggacgacgacgacgaatgggaACGTAGCGTAGCGCGTTATCGATAATGCTTTCACCGGTGGAGGATATGGAGGGCTATCCGCAGGGATTCGTGTAGTACTTCAAGGCTGTAACATGTCTTCGAGCGATCATTTCCAGTACCAGTCCTGTAGACTTCAGTCACCAAATAAGGACGATAAAAAAGCGAAGTCTTTCAACATCAAAGCTCATATCATCTATTGCAATCTCCCTATCTAAGTGGAAAATTGTCCTTTACAGGCTACCGGAGGGTACACGATGCAGATAAATTAGAaacccctctctctctctcttacaaCCAGATGCCCTTGCCTAGAGCACGACAGCTTTTACTCCGAGGCTGCCAAGCGGCGTAAGAAACGTTGGCATTCCTCCGGAGATGGTAGAAAAGTGATAAACGTGAGTGACGTACGCCCGGCCAGGGGGTTGAAAAATTGACGACACTCGATTAAAGCTCAATTCACCGGAAAAGCGTCGAAAGGCTTCGCATTcgtgtcccggcccggcccggaagggTGCGGTTCACGTGCGCGCTGctggccggaaatggaaatggagcaCGAGCATGCGACGAGAAAGGGATCTCCGATGTTCTGATAACAAGCTGGAGGTAGAGAGATAGAAACTCCGGCAATATCATATGGGACAGAGTGTGTTCAATTGCTGCGACAGACACGGCGTCCGTTGGCGATGCTGGAAGGCGCCCACGGAGCACTCCGCATCCGGATTCCTTTTcttcgcctgctgctgctgcttctggggAGTGCAAACTTTACTCAATCATGGACAAAATGCGGCGGTTCCTGCTGAGCAACATCGTGGGAGCCAACGAGAATTGCAGTACAGTTCAACAAATGTGCATACGTCTTCGGCACACAATCAGGACTTTATGATTGGacccggcgccggcggcggataGAATAGGCAAAaaattgaatggaaaaatGGATAACCAAAACCAACCTCAGGCTGTCTGTGGAACTGAAGCTTTGCACTTCAATAGAGCACTGATTTCATGCCCATGCGCCATCAGATCCAATCACGCGCCACACGCTTTTGAGAGGTAAACGAGTTTTTGTGTCGTGCAGAATGCtgtaaattttgtttccatttttagtTTAACAAATCGCGGAATTATTCAACCCGGATTGAATCCGCAAACTGGCCCGGACCCGATCCCGTTAGAAGTCGCCCCGATCTTTACCAAACACGAAAAGTATGCGGACATTTGAGAGAACCGGTTACGAGGCGCTAAATCCATTTCTTTATTCCTATGGCGATCGATTGTGGAACTTTAATAAATTCCTAGGAAGCTCTCCGAAGGCAATTAACCAAAGTGTTCGCGTTCGATGAAATGACGCAGACCAACGTAGCCAATGGGCATCAATCGAAGAACAAAGCTCCTAACCTGATACCCGATACCAAAAATCCCAGCACATCGGAGCgcacaaaaacccaaaacatcgCCTTGGGCTGTATCGATTGCGTCATTGATGTGAATGTGTGTAGATTGTAAGACAGGCACAGAAATGTGCAAGCTCCTTGACCATTGGCCCTGTCAAGCTGGCCAAATTGCAAGACTTGGACGCACCTTAGACACCCGAACGGGGTCACACGaagcaaaaacggaaccgaaaaagggaGAGTGAAATCAGTGGCCACAGCACATTTGCGAATCATCGCCGAGAGCATCGCCGATGGCCGCGTTCGCTCGCCTTCCGTGCAACTTGTTCTGAGACTTTGACACTTTGAAGCGGTTAACAAAAAGGTATACGGGAAGCCACGTTCCCTCTGAACCTGTTTCGTGGGACGCCAAAATCCCACACCTGGCGTGTGACGTGAGAAATCCCCGATGCGTTACGGCCCATTCTCCGTTCTTCGACCCCTTGAGGGCTTCTTGACCGTGTGTAGTTGGGCATCAGCTGTGGCCTCTAAGGAATTCTTGATATTGATACGCGATCCGGCGTGCTCTTGAATTGCTCCGCAACGCAACGTCCAAGGTCACCGCCCGCCGGCCTTGGGAAACCCGACGACGAACTCCCAacagtttttttgtgcttGGTTTACGTTGTAGCGGTTCCGTTGCAACAGAAAgcccatcgaccgaccggccacaaCATAAACCGGTTTGGTGACGTACGCGCACACCTTGCTTGGTGACGCTTGTGTCCAccgcagaagaagaagagaaccGGTGGAAACTATTCCAGCAAGAGGGTCTTCCCACCGCACAGCCGAATCATTAATCTTCGTTTGCatttgtgtttgattaatCGTCGTTCAGCACCGTTGCGGCCGGCTGATACTGTGTACACGCCACTTCCCAATTCTTcaccttttttctgttccttttcgGTTAAGTTACACATTTGATGATGGATCAATTTGTTCGCCCCAAGCActcgcagcaacagcagcgagAGGAAGTGAACTCAATAAatcatcaaataaataaatcaatttacgTTCGGCGTGCCGGGTTTTGTAACGCAACGAAGTGAAAAGTGCCATCGTAGCGCAGCGTCTTCAAAGCTCTTTGATGCGCCCCTGTAGTACGATCTGTCAAGTCGGCCGAAGAAACCGATCCTACATCGAGAGCCGAGATCGCGACTAGGTTCTGCTGAAGAGCGCTCGCAGAGCCCAAGAAGAAGACCACGGCGAAGATCCGCATCGCCGATCGTCACGCACCGATCGGTGCGCGTAGTCCTGCGTCAGTCGCACAAGAACGACGCTCCGGTGCGGACGCCGGAGCTCAAGAAAGAAGATGATGGTGAGGAGCTTCAGCAGTGTGGTGATCTTGGAAGTGCTGTTGGCGCTGTTCGGGTGTGTCGCAGGCGGATATAGTGGCCGAAAAGAGATCACCTTCAACTGGGTACGCTCCAGCAGTGACGAGTCACGGAACAATACGGTAAGACCGGGGCAGGGTAGGGCAGGAATTCCCCAATATCGGATTGACCCACCCAAATGCGTTCCCAAAAGGCCGTCCTACTGCAACGTGACGGGTATGGACCGATCCGGGTGAGGGTACGCACGGACGATGGCTACCTGTTGACAGTGTACCGGATGCAGCCGAAAAAGTCCCGCGCCGGGGTGGTGCTGCTACACCACGGCATTCGCCAGTCGAGCGATATGTGGATGTACCTGGGACCGAAGCGGTCCCTGCCTTACAAGCTGTACGACGCCGGGTACGACGTGTGGATGAGCAACTCCCGGGCGTCGCCCGAAATCGACGGCCACGAGCGGCTCGACCGGGACAGTGATCACTACTGGGACTTTAGCTTCCACGAAATCGGAACCTCCGATCTGCCGGCCATCATCGATCACATTCGGCGCGAGACGAACCGGAAGACGATCCACTTCGTGGGCTACTCGGAAGCGGCCACGGCCGCACTCGTGATGCTGTCGGAGCGCCCAGAATACAACGCGTGGCTTGCCAGCGTAGAGCTGTTGGCGCCGCCGGCCTTCATGAGCTACGGACAGTACGCGTGGATATCGCGCATGGTCCAACCGATCCGGGCACTGTTCCCGTGGAGCGTGTACTACGCCCGGGACGCTCTACCAACCCGGATCTGT
It encodes:
- the LOC128276340 gene encoding lipase 3-like: MMVRSFSSVVILEVLLALFGCVAGGYSGRKEITFNWVRSSSDESRNNTAVLLQRDGYGPIRVRVRTDDGYLLTVYRMQPKKSRAGVVLLHHGIRQSSDMWMYLGPKRSLPYKLYDAGYDVWMSNSRASPEIDGHERLDRDSDHYWDFSFHEIGTSDLPAIIDHIRRETNRKTIHFVGYSEAATAALVMLSERPEYNAWLASVELLAPPAFMSYGQYAWISRMVQPIRALFPWSVYYARDALPTRICTLFRAECCLMFGHLDDRSEGGCFVLDNVSLKQIEHYRQIIATGKFQQFDYGYTGNLNRYKRDPPPDYCLWNVTAPVTLHYGNQDQTVDWRGVEQLARNLPNVATLLKQLYKGFTHRDFYQNPKARTTVYENIVKSIKRHSVA